Genomic segment of bacterium:
AATTAAGTTTATCTATGTCAAATTTTCATTAATAAGTGCTATAAGGCAGCTCTATAAATCTTCTATCAATTTTAAATTCTTAATTTCTAATGATGTTTTTCTATCTCTTTTATCTGTTCCTGATATATCTTCCTTATCTCTAAAAAAGAATCTAAATATTCTTGCTTTTTATAGTCTGGATAAGTCCAGGGAAGAAAGTTAAACTTACCTTTAGTATAATAAAGAGTTACTTCAGCAAAAATATCTTTTCCTATATAAATCCGGTGAAAGTAATTCTTGGTGGAAGCTAAGACTAAATTGCTATAAGTAAAATACCCAGGATCTAAGTTTACCATTCGCTTATTATTTTGAGAATAGCATTTCTCTACTTCATTAGTAATCCTTTTAACTTCAGCTAATCTTTCTCTATTGATAAGTTCCTTAAAACTAATAAACCGACGAAATAAATCCTTTCCCATCTCTTCTTCATAATAATTAGTCTGATCAAATAAAAAGTTCTCGCTTTGGTAATCTATTTCTCCAAAATAACTACTTAAATCAAAAGTTGTCTTATCAAATAATTCTACTTTATTTGAAATAAGCCCACAAATTAATTTAACTAAAGATACTTCTTTAATCTTTCCCATATTTAATAAGTGCTATAAAGCTAATTGTTGACTAACCAACTAAAAAGCAGGCTTAAAATAGCCTGCTTAGATTAGTTTATTCTTTTTTATTATTATTTTTATAAATTTTTTATAAAGGCTTAAATAACCCAAAAGCTTTCTTAGCGTTATTTACTTCTGCCAGAGAAGCTTTTTCATTTTCAGAAGCAATTATCGCTTCCTTTGATATTGCTAAAGAAATTACTTCTTGGCTCTTTTCATTATCTTTGACCTTATTTCTGTCTTCTTTGTCTTTGTTAATCTGGTTTATATTATTATATTCTTGGTATATTTTTAGTAAATTTTTTGTAATCTCCATATTATCTTACCTCCTTTAATTTAAATCCTTTTCAAGCTTTCTTATTGCTAATTCCCAAGTCTCTCTTAATTCTCTGAGCATCTCCGAAACTTCGACAATTGAGTTACTATCCTTTTTGACATTAGCTTCAATTAACCTATGGTTCATATAATCATAAAGACGATACAAATTATTAGCTACTTCACCTTTACTCATATCTAAGGAAACCATTAGTTCAGTTAATATATTCTGAGTTTTAATAATGTTGTCTCCGACTTCATGATTATTTTTTCTATTATTATTTCCATTAATAGTCAGAGCTTCCTTAGCTTTTTCTAAAAATTTTAAAGCTCCTTCATAAAGTAAAAGGATCATACTACCTTGATTCTTAATATCAATTACAGTGTTCATAAAACAACTCCTTTCTAATTTAAATTATCGGTAAGAGTTGCTTTATTCTTTAAAACTTTCTTTGAACATCTTAAGAATCATTCCAGTGGTTATTATTTCACCTTCTTGAATATCTCTTTGAGCTGCTTTCCCAACAACATTATCTATAAATTTAGGTGAAAGCCCAATACCAGGTCTTTTAAGAGATAGCATTTCTTTAGTGATAATAGTTCCACTTTTTATATCTTGAGTGACAACAACACTTTTTCTTGCTTCGGTTCTAATCGCCATTTCTGAAAGCTGAGTTTCTTTATTATACGGTGAACCAAAACATTTTTCTGCTTCTCTTATCTTCTTAATCATCTGAGCCATCTCTTGTGGGTCTAAAGAAAGTTTTTGGTCTGGTCCTTTCATATTTTTGTCGAGAGTAAAATGTTTTTCAATGAGACAAGCACCCTTGGCTAAGGCTAATAAAGGAACATAATCATTGGTAGTATGGTCAGAAAACCCTATCGGAACATTAAATATTCTCTTCATATTCTCAATGACATTTAAATTTAGCTCAGAAAGAGGTGCTGGGTATGAAGAAACACAATGCAAAAGCACTAAATTATTCCAAAACTGACCAACCCGGCAACAAATCAAAGTCTCTACGGCTTCTGAAACTTCGGTGATATTAGAAGCTCCTGTAGATAATATTACCGGAAGGCACAATAAACCTACATAAGAAAGAAAAGGAAGATTAGTTATATCTCCAGAAGCAATTTTCATCGCCTTAACTCCTAACTCTGCTAAAAAACGAGCTGATTCTTCATCAAAAGGAGTAGATAAAAACATAATTCTTTCTTCATTAGCGATATGGAATAATTCCTTGTAATCTGCTCTTTTTAAGGATAAAGATTTAAATAAATCATAAGCCTTGGGACGAAGTTTTCTGGAGACTAGCTTATCCGCGGAGAAGGTTTGAAATTTTACAGCATCAGCTCCTGCTTTAGCAGCTGCTATGATTAATTTCTTAGCCATCTCTATTTCTCCGTTATGGTTAATTCCTGCTTCAGCTATGATAAAGATCAGCTCTTCATCACCGATCATCCTTTCTTCAATCTTTATTTTATACTTCATAAATCCTCTCAGGTAGCTTTTGTTTTTGTAAACATTTAGATATTAGATTTTTATAAAAGTTCAAAGAGAAAACTACCAGCTCATTTTTATTTTGCATTCAACCATTAATATATAAATTTAACATATTCTTTAAGGTAAGACAAGAGTTAATTAGTTCTTGATACCAAATAAAATGCCAGTTAAAATAAAATTCTTCTTCATCTTCTATGCTTTTTATCTTTTGGAGCTTATGAAAGGCATGGGCATAAAAGATAACTTCTAAGATAGACAAAACTTCTTCTTTTTTAGAAATACTCTTTTCTAGGCTTAAAATTTGATAAGAAAGATCTTTTCCTGGGGATTTTTTTCTATGATCCTGATATAATTCCAATCCTTCTCTGCAAAGTAGTTCCAGATCATTTATTTGAACTTTTAAATTATCTATTCCCTTCTTTAATCTCTCTTGATCTACTTTCTTGACTTTATTTTTTTCTTTCTTTAAGATTTCATAAATATTAAAATTTAAATCTTTTTGGCAGAATTTATCTATCGCTTCTGGCAAAGAACAAACCTTAGTTCCTTTGATATAAGCTCCACCTTCGGTGGCATTAATTACCTCAAGATGACCTTTAAGATCTTCAATCTCATTTTCTATCCACTTGCGATACCCATCAAACAACTTATTTGAAAATACTCTTTCTTGGTAATTTCCTTTTATTGCTATTAAATCCAGTCCTTCTTTCAGGAGCTCTTGTTGAGCCATTTCTAAAGTATAAAACTTATTGAGACGATTTAGCAACTCACTTACTTGATAACTATCTTTAGCGTGAGAGAAGCCTTGGCTAAAGGCCAAATCCAAGCCGACTAAGATTATAGGAGAACACCCCATCTTTATAGCCAAGTCCAAGGAGATAGCTGATACACTTCCACCGGTAGTATCTATTTCTCCTTTTTTCTCAATAAACTTAGAAAGCCATCTAGAAAAAGGATGATTAGTCTGGTAGACAAATCTATCATTTGAGATTAAGGGTATTTTCCAATGGGCAATATCAGCCGTTACTAAAAAAACATTCTCAAGATTTGAGTTTTCTAATTTTTTGAAGTTTCTTTCTTGAGGGTCTACACAAACTACGAAATCTGGAATTATCCTTAGATTTTCTAATGTTTTTAAGGCAGTATCAACGCAAATTAAGATTCCCTTTTTTTTAGCTCTTTTAAGATAAGTAGCATTTTTGTCTAAAGAAGGACCAGCGGCAATAATAAAGGCAGGAATACGGTTAAATCGGTAAAATAACTTTATTACTCCAGGACTTTCTATAATCTTTTCTAAATTCCTGCATAAATTTTCCTGCCAAATATTTCCAAAACCAGCTAAAGTTAAACTTTGAGTAACCTTAAAATCAATTAAATCTTCTATCTTCCTTCGTAGTTCTTGATAGTAACTTAAATTAAGAGTAACGCAAGGGCGATATTCAATAATTCTTAAGCCTTTCTGCTTAATAAAGGAAAATCTTTCCGAAATTAATTTAATTACAGCGCTTATGCTTTGGTTAATAGCTAAGACTATTGGTGAAGAATTTAAAAAATTTCTTTCTTTCCGGATACTTAAAAAGGCTTGATAAACTTTTTCTTCTTTTTCAACAGCAATGATTAAGCTACCGGGGGAGATATTATTTAATAATTCTTCAAGGTGATACCCAAGACCAATACCCAAAACGATAAATAAGTCAATCTTTTTAAAATCAATATCTCTTATCAGTCTTTGAGCTTCTTTTTCAGGATCGTATTTACTATGAAGCCAAACTTCTTTATACTTAACGGTGGGTTTACCTGAAGAAGTGTTAATAACTTCTATCTTGGAGCAAATTTTATTCATGAAATTATATGCTTAATTAGTTGATCTATCTAGTAGTTATTAACGAAAACTAGACATAGGAAATAATGCCGAGCAATAAAAGATAAACTTGTTTGCCCTCAAATTAATTTGCTCTTATGTCAAATTTTCATTAATTAGTTGATCTATAAATAATTCTTCTATCTATTTCAGCTAAAGAAGAACATCCTGTTAAGATCATAGCTTCTTTAAGTTCTCGGCTGTATCTATTAATCATGTATTCTACTCCTTGAACTTGTTTACCAATAGCGCCAATAGCAATAGGTCTCCCTACTAACACGGCTTTAGCTCCCAAAGCTAAACACTTTAAGACATCAGCTCCACTTCTTATTCCTCCATCTACTAAGACCAAGATCTTTTTTCCTACTGCTTCTACGATTTCAGGAAGGATATCTAAGGCTCCAGGCATACAATCTAAAACTCGACCCCCATGATTAGAAACTACAATAGCGACCGCTCCTGCTTTACAGGCATCTTCCGCATCTTTTGTGGTCATAATTCCTTTTAAAATAAAAGGAAGTTTAGTGCTCTTAATCAGCTCTCTTAACTGCTCTATAGACTTGGGACCTACTAACTGGCCTTTATTAATCATAGTCACAAAAGTAGCGGCATCGATATCTATGCCCACGGCTACAACATTATGTTCTTCAGCCTCTCTTATTCTCTTTAAGATTTCTTCTTGTTCGACACGAGGTTTGAAGATAGGTATTCCCCAACCCAAAGCCTCTTTAATGATCTCCAATTCTTCTCTATAGTGAAAAGAGCTAGCTCCATCGCCTACCATGGCCATGCTTCCAGCCCTTTTGCCACCCTCTACTACAGATTTAGTGTAAATTTTTGATTCTATAGCTCCTCCCATATTAGTGTTGGTTCCGGTAATAGGAGCAACTAAAATAGGAGTCTCTAATTGTACTCCAAAAATATCGATTTTAATATTAGGTTCATAGACATTATGAATAACGCTGAGATTTAACTTATATTTCTTCAAAGCGTTGATGTTAGCTTTGAATGACTCTCCATTTCCTATCCCACCCATACCAGGCACTCCACTGGAACAATTTATTCCTTCGCAAATATCGCAAACCCGACAAATTCGATGCAACTTCTGGCGAGCACTGGCTTTAACCTCACTCCAATCCAAACCAAGAGAAGGTCCTACTTCGATTTTAATTAACTTCATGGCTTCTTCGGCAGCTTTAATTGCTTCTTCCCGACTCTTAGCCACAGTAATTATATTAGCTGCTTTGCCTATGTTAGAAATTACAGGTAATAAAGCATCTCCTACTTGAGTATTCAATATTACTTCGACTACTCCTTTTATCTTTCTTGCTTCTCCCACTCCTTCAATAGAAACTATCCTTCCTGAATGAGGAATGATGGCTCGTTCCACCGCTACTCTACGGAGAATGTTCTTAAATTTAGCAGGTTTGTGTCCTAATGCAATCTCAATAGCAGCTTTAATAATATTATAACCTGTAGCCAAGGGAAGGGTGTATCCCGACATAAATCCGCCACTCAACCGAGCAGCTAACTCCACAATCTTAGGACCTTCTTTTGTAATTTTAATATCTCCTTTGGCAGCTCCAATATCTATTCCTAAGGCTTTTATTCCTTGTTCCATCACCTTACAAGCAGCTTTTTGAGTTTCCTTAGGCAAACAAGAAGGCAAAGTATGTCCTAACTCTACAAAATGAGGAGGAAAGTCAATAATCCGATCAGCAATTCCACAAAAATCAACCTCTTCATCATAAACTAAAGCATCAATACTTAATTCAGGACCTTCCATATACTCTTCCACTAAGATTTCACCAGAAGGCGATGATTCCTTAGCTAAATGAAAGGCCCATTCAATCTCTGATTTTTCCTTAATTAAAGTTACTCCTCTTGCCCCCATATTATCAGAAGGTTTTATGACCAATGGAAAGCCAATCTCTTTAGCGGCCCAAAAAGTATCTCCCATACTCCAACAAGGCAAAAATTTAGGAGAAGGAACATTATTTTTTGAAAAAGCTTCTCTCATCTTAATCTTACTGGTAGCTTTCTCAGCCACTTCAAATTCAATTCCTGGTAACTTTAAAGCATTAGCTACTGCCGCTACAGTCATAGAAGCATCAGTCCCTACCGTGATCACCCCATCGATTTTTACTTCACGGTTACTTTCTTTAGCCATTCTCACTGAGCCCTCAATGTCCTTAGTACTCATAACTAAAGGAATATCAGCCAAAGAAAGCCCATAGGCATTGGGGTTATAATCAGTAACCATTACCGTCAACCCCATTTCTTTAGCCACAAAGATAGCTGGAATTTGCATAACACCGCCGCCAATAATCATGATAGTCTTAGCCATTAATTTTCCAACCTCATCTTTAAGGTATTTACTCTCTTAGTCAGTAAGTCATAGTGATCTTTGACTTGTTTAGCTTTATGTTCCAATAAAGCTAATTCAAACTCTAAAGCCTTTTTTATACTCTTAGTTATGCAATGACATCTTTTAAGATTAAATCCTAAATTACGAGTATTAATCCGCTCTGGATTAATCTTTTCCACAATAACTAAGGAATTATTTGGAGTAATGCCTCCACCTACAGAAACGATCAAGTTAACCTTTTGAGCTTTTTTAGTTATCTCTTTGGTAATCTCCATCACTTCCAAGCTGTCTACAGAAAGATTCATTGATTTGCTTAAGTCGCTTCTGCCAATACTTATTCCTTGAATCTCTAAAATTTCCTGGCTACTAAAAATAGCCTCAATTTGTCGATAGGTAGTAATAGTTTCAATATTAATCCCTTTCCATAAGTAATGGTACTGCTCTAAGCTTACCATCTCTTTTAAAGCTGTCACAAAATTTTCTAATCCATAGGGAGATTCAACCATAGGAGCTATTAATCCTTGAACACCAATCTTTGAAAGTTCTCTGATGTCATTTCGAGCGTCAGGCCCTCCAATCTTGACAATAATAGGTACTTGTCCCAAGGCTAAATTCATGTAATAACGAATTTCTTCAAAACTAGCTCCTTCCGCTTCTGTTTCAAACTTTAGAGATTCACAACCATATTCTTCTTTCAATTCTATCAACTTTTCTCTTAATCTTAACTCTTCAGGGGACCAAAAAAAGATTTCTTCTTTTTTGCTCATAACTTCCTCCTTTTTGTATTTTTTATCGCTTCAATTATCTTAAAAAGTCCTTTTCCATCCACAAATCTCTGCAATTCTTTACTCATTCTTTCCCTAGGTTCAAGATTACTGATTAAATTATTCACAGCTGTAAAAATCTTTTCTTGGGAAACATAGTCACTACTTCCTAAGTTTACAAGTAAGCTCTGGTTTAAAAACTGCTTAGTATTTTTTTCTTGATCCTCATCGTAAGGAATTACCACCATGGGAACTCCACAA
This window contains:
- a CDS encoding DUF115 domain-containing protein; translated protein: MNKICSKIEVINTSSGKPTVKYKEVWLHSKYDPEKEAQRLIRDIDFKKIDLFIVLGIGLGYHLEELLNNISPGSLIIAVEKEEKVYQAFLSIRKERNFLNSSPIVLAINQSISAVIKLISERFSFIKQKGLRIIEYRPCVTLNLSYYQELRRKIEDLIDFKVTQSLTLAGFGNIWQENLCRNLEKIIESPGVIKLFYRFNRIPAFIIAAGPSLDKNATYLKRAKKKGILICVDTALKTLENLRIIPDFVVCVDPQERNFKKLENSNLENVFLVTADIAHWKIPLISNDRFVYQTNHPFSRWLSKFIEKKGEIDTTGGSVSAISLDLAIKMGCSPIILVGLDLAFSQGFSHAKDSYQVSELLNRLNKFYTLEMAQQELLKEGLDLIAIKGNYQERVFSNKLFDGYRKWIENEIEDLKGHLEVINATEGGAYIKGTKVCSLPEAIDKFCQKDLNFNIYEILKKEKNKVKKVDQERLKKGIDNLKVQINDLELLCREGLELYQDHRKKSPGKDLSYQILSLEKSISKKEEVLSILEVIFYAHAFHKLQKIKSIEDEEEFYFNWHFIWYQELINSCLTLKNMLNLYING
- a CDS encoding DUF4416 family protein, producing the protein MGKIKEVSLVKLICGLISNKVELFDKTTFDLSSYFGEIDYQSENFLFDQTNYYEEEMGKDLFRRFISFKELINRERLAEVKRITNEVEKCYSQNNKRMVNLDPGYFTYSNLVLASTKNYFHRIYIGKDIFAEVTLYYTKGKFNFLPWTYPDYKKQEYLDSFLEIRKIYQEQIKEIEKHH
- a CDS encoding N-acetylneuraminate synthase family protein encodes the protein MKYKIKIEERMIGDEELIFIIAEAGINHNGEIEMAKKLIIAAAKAGADAVKFQTFSADKLVSRKLRPKAYDLFKSLSLKRADYKELFHIANEERIMFLSTPFDEESARFLAELGVKAMKIASGDITNLPFLSYVGLLCLPVILSTGASNITEVSEAVETLICCRVGQFWNNLVLLHCVSSYPAPLSELNLNVIENMKRIFNVPIGFSDHTTNDYVPLLALAKGACLIEKHFTLDKNMKGPDQKLSLDPQEMAQMIKKIREAEKCFGSPYNKETQLSEMAIRTEARKSVVVTQDIKSGTIITKEMLSLKRPGIGLSPKFIDNVVGKAAQRDIQEGEIITTGMILKMFKESFKE
- a CDS encoding alpha-hydroxy-acid oxidizing protein; this encodes MAKTIMIIGGGVMQIPAIFVAKEMGLTVMVTDYNPNAYGLSLADIPLVMSTKDIEGSVRMAKESNREVKIDGVITVGTDASMTVAAVANALKLPGIEFEVAEKATSKIKMREAFSKNNVPSPKFLPCWSMGDTFWAAKEIGFPLVIKPSDNMGARGVTLIKEKSEIEWAFHLAKESSPSGEILVEEYMEGPELSIDALVYDEEVDFCGIADRIIDFPPHFVELGHTLPSCLPKETQKAACKVMEQGIKALGIDIGAAKGDIKITKEGPKIVELAARLSGGFMSGYTLPLATGYNIIKAAIEIALGHKPAKFKNILRRVAVERAIIPHSGRIVSIEGVGEARKIKGVVEVILNTQVGDALLPVISNIGKAANIITVAKSREEAIKAAEEAMKLIKIEVGPSLGLDWSEVKASARQKLHRICRVCDICEGINCSSGVPGMGGIGNGESFKANINALKKYKLNLSVIHNVYEPNIKIDIFGVQLETPILVAPITGTNTNMGGAIESKIYTKSVVEGGKRAGSMAMVGDGASSFHYREELEIIKEALGWGIPIFKPRVEQEEILKRIREAEEHNVVAVGIDIDAATFVTMINKGQLVGPKSIEQLRELIKSTKLPFILKGIMTTKDAEDACKAGAVAIVVSNHGGRVLDCMPGALDILPEIVEAVGKKILVLVDGGIRSGADVLKCLALGAKAVLVGRPIAIGAIGKQVQGVEYMINRYSRELKEAMILTGCSSLAEIDRRIIYRSTN
- the fliS gene encoding flagellar export chaperone FliS, which encodes MNTVIDIKNQGSMILLLYEGALKFLEKAKEALTINGNNNRKNNHEVGDNIIKTQNILTELMVSLDMSKGEVANNLYRLYDYMNHRLIEANVKKDSNSIVEVSEMLRELRETWELAIRKLEKDLN
- a CDS encoding aldolase, with translation MSKKEEIFFWSPEELRLREKLIELKEEYGCESLKFETEAEGASFEEIRYYMNLALGQVPIIVKIGGPDARNDIRELSKIGVQGLIAPMVESPYGLENFVTALKEMVSLEQYHYLWKGINIETITTYRQIEAIFSSQEILEIQGISIGRSDLSKSMNLSVDSLEVMEITKEITKKAQKVNLIVSVGGGITPNNSLVIVEKINPERINTRNLGFNLKRCHCITKSIKKALEFELALLEHKAKQVKDHYDLLTKRVNTLKMRLEN